The Belonocnema kinseyi isolate 2016_QV_RU_SX_M_011 chromosome 2, B_treatae_v1, whole genome shotgun sequence nucleotide sequence TATAATTCTGCTTTTCTAGTTCCTATTGTAAGGCATCAAAATATAAACTTGACATTTAAGTGTTAAAGgggttttagtttttaataaagtgaattgcaatttgtttaaacattacttgtaaaatttattcTAGCCATTGCGGCTTTGGATTTCAGCAAAAATGTTCACCTTATATTGTAAATACGAGCCGAAAAAGTAAATGTGcattgaaattgaagatttttagtAGATAAGTGTTCGTACTGACATTTCAGGCCTCTTTTGTATGAACACTGTtcactttttccacttttttcaagCACATTAGTCTGTGGCAGCCCTGTGACTTACTTTCATCTACTTTTagtactaaattaatttttgaatgcgAGTTCTAATTTATTGATCTCGGTTTTCAGGCAATTGGAAAATCCTTTGCACACGTAAATGAACCAAAGAAACTTGTAAAAAGGCCCATCCTTCTCACACAAGTAAAGCCAGTAATCCCCGCACAAACAAAGCCAATCTCTCTGCGATCGCTAGACAAACTTGTCGTTAAAACTGACAATGTATTACCTGCAAAATCAAAACTCCCACCACGAGCAGCTAAACCAGTCAAAAAGGAGGAAGAAAAGGTCGAAGAATCTAAAATTGTTGCCCTGAGACGCAGTTTAGACTTGGAAAGATCTGACGATAATTCTTTATATGTCAGTGCGCTCGAAGAAGTAGCCGAGGAAAGTGTCAAAGTTTCGACGAGAAGCAGCAGCAAAGTGAGTACTTCTTCCCGTTcctttttcagggtggccgtagCCCACGAGATAcctgaaaatcagggaaaagtcaagggttttgcaaaaaaaatcttgcaagaGTTAGACAATTTTTATAACTTGTTTATGTACTTGGTTCCGTCGGACgactatatttttagttaaaaaatgttattttttagtggaaaattcaactgttttgttacaaatttgtctttttgggttgaaaaatcgttttttcaggatttaaaataaaatatttttgacatgttCGACTTTTTCTCTTAACAACTCAATTGTTGTccatgaaaaatcatctcttttggtagaaaattcatatctggttgaaagtattttcaaatttatttttataattgcaaatttaacttttacatttctGGCGGAAAATGGATCTCTGTAAgctgaatattcatctttttggtacaaaattaatcttattttgagatttcatctttttcattattttttttatttatttttttactgaagattaATCGTTTCCAttgttagtttaaattttattttttggttgaaaattgaaatatttggtgtataattcgtttttttctttctttaaaatttattttttcaactgaaaatgaattttttttgtagttaaaaattcaattgttttatggaaaattcgtcttttgatttgAAGTTGATTAATCTGAATGAACTTTTTTATCTTggcttaaaaatctttatttcttgaacattaaaatttttgttgggtaagtcatcgttttttgttaaaaatttcactacttgttgataattcagtatttttatattaaaaatttgaccatttggttcgCTATTCATCAATTTCTCTTGGTTTcatctttaaaaatggaaaattcaaatatttttttgaatatttatctttcttgattgaaaaccatCTAAGACTAAATTCCATTTCATTacattttcatgttgaaaatacatctagtCTGGTTTAAAAGTAgactgtttttgaaaaaagtaaactttttagcttgaaaactccactattcgattacaaatgcaactcttttttgtttttattttcgaaGTTAGATTTTTTGACCAGgggaatgtattaataattttgatgttaatttttttgtctatagGTCCATGAGTAATAATTtgtatatgaatatttaaaaaatattgattatagacCATGTAGAcaacaaaattaacatcaaaattttttatctgttttgtttgaaaatttaacattgtaAGTTTAAAACtcgatattttggttaaaaattcatcttgtttattgcaaatttaacagtTCTGTTAGAAAACCATCGTTTTTTGGTcggtaattcaactgtttgattgaaaattcatccttttgaatagaaaattcaccttttccgattgaaataaataaattacttggacatttttttagttttaatttttttttagttttaatttaaattaaatttagttttaataaaaaatttttaattttgaatattaatggtcagagaaaagtcagggaattttgaaaatggaatatttcggCCACCCTGTTTTTACTCTCATAGTTCTAGTGTCACAAGCAATGCcgcaaaatatgaataaatttacaGACAGCAGGCAAAGCAATAAAGGAAGTAATAGTTGAAGATACCTCAGTGCCTAAAACTCCAGAGAAAATCTCACGACTCAAGCAAGAACCAGACAGGAAACTTCCGGAAGGCGTTGAATGGGATTTCGATGGGGAAAATTGGCAAGATCCGTACCAAGTTTCTCATTATGCAATGGATATATTCAACTACCTGAAGGAAAGGGAAGAAGCTTTTCCAATCGGAGACTACATGGAGAAACAAGTGTGTCTATCTAGATGGATGAGATCGCTCTTAGTCGACTGGATGGTTGAGGTACAGGAGTCCTTTGAACTCAATCACGAAACTTTGTACTTGGCTGTGAAATTAGTTGATCTTTACTTAACGAAAGTAACAGTGGGCAAGGAAGCTTTGCAACTTTTAGGGACTGCGAGTCTATTCATAGCGAGTAAATTTGACGTAAGTAAAAGAGATTATGTAAGTATTAATGATGGATTTGCTTTTAACGTAaccttttttaaaacatattttcaaatgcaTTTCGAAATTAAATCTCGCTTTTCTTTTCAGGAAAGAATACCTCCAATGGTGGAAGATTTTCTGTATATATGTGACGGTGCTTACCAAACGCGAGAACTTCTTAGGATggaaatgaacattttgaaaattgtagactTTGACCTTGGTATTCCCCTTTCCTACCGATTTCTACGTAGATACGCTAGGGtgagaatttaaataatacatgcataattaattgaattatcagggtgtctaccctacctggaaaatTCGGAATTGTCAGCGATTTTTTCTAAGGGAATGTTTacattactgtatttaactactttgatgaaaattaatgtttttttgtttgcaattaattcttttagcgggagatttaactattctctttttggttaaaatctgatCCCTCTTAGTTACAAATTGAATTATGTTTTTGAAACTGCAtatgttttgttggaaatatacCAGTTTGTTGACCATATTTTCCCTCTCTTATTGATGGAAAAatctttcatagttaaaaatttaactcattttcaaaattcgtcttttctcggttaaattacactgtttttgataaaaaattaaaacttttttaaatgaaatatcaactactacattttttgttaagaattcatattttttgaaatgaaaattgtattgcttggtcaaaagttaaaccctttcgttaaaaactattttttaaggttttttaattgcaaattcatctatttgcttgaaaaatcgccggttttgttaaaaaatcagcttttccTTGactgtttaagggcatgtgatacttagaaaattttcgattttaccagttttaggttccccgggctttttttctagaataataaatattttgtcttaaaaatttgggaaatgatagcgaacatgctaacggacgtccccacacactttttttgtaggttaattaaaaaaagttttaatttagcaaaatgtgattaatttgcatagtgcttaggaaatagtatcgattttttcagtgttagattcccctggcttttttcctaggataagaaacattttgtgttcaaaatctgggaaatgatagcgaacatgctaacggacgtcccacacactttttttttgtctttttttatcaaaaaatttttgatattgctaacaacgtgcatgtACAGTTCGAGgctatgtgtgttacaattcacccgagcgttacttccaaactacacaatatttttgtccaaaaattttgggcttacaaataaacatagtaactaatctcccggaactaacattttttgcaggcaatcaaaaaagtttatttcataaataatttccagattatcggaaaggcagagatgaaaaacgacgtaacctcgaaataatgcatatgcataaaatttttatttagcacaatgaatttttttgttattatccctcaaaaaagagtctggggacgtccgttatgatattttctagcatctccgaattcagttttttaacatttttatttttgtggaaaaaaagaagggaaaactgtaagtatcacatgcccttaattattacagttgaaactttaactattttgttgaaaaattgtttgtttttgttttaattattttttctactcaaaaattaattattccatcgcgttagttaacaattcatatcGTTagcttaaaattagtattttttactgaaattgtaaagattcaatttttgtttgaaaagttgtcttttttagtagagattaatttacttggttaaaatttcatctgtttggtttacaattcaactattccagttaaatatcaatagtttcagttgaaaattcatcactttttaaaaaaatataactgttttaaaaagactgataacttccattttttgttgaaaatttatattttaagttaaaaattcaactattacagttaaagattcataattttatttgaaaattcatcattttggtttgaaattcaagtattccagtttattcatcatttaagttaaaaattcatcagtttcatttttaaaaaaagtttcaacttaaaatgtaatttccattttttttttaaattgatctatttaattcaaaatccaactatttcgttaaaaatttttcttttatttcaaagttcaactttttcgttgacagttggaaaattattttattttatctgaaaagttaacaatttcattcatgtttaaaaaaggatcttttttagttttaaattcaactatttggttgatttttttttaaattaaaaattcaactattgcgttAAACGTCTATGTACTTTctcgaaaaatcgtcttttgtggtagaaaaataatccttttatttgaaaattcctattttttcattgaaaataaaactactttgttggaaCTTAATCTCTTCTTAAAATaccatctttttggcttaaaacgtATCTATTgtaattgaagatttatatttttaattgaaaaaatcaacatttcggttgaaaatttgccttctctggtggaaaattaattatttttaattattaagtacaaatttaacaattccatttttttgttgaaaacttattttttttagttcaaaattcaactatttcatggaaaattgatattttttaggtgaaattcaactatttggtactttAAAGACAAATTCAAGGAATGAATTGGTTTCAGTATTTCTTAATCATTCAATTCATCGATGGTGCTTATATATTTAAATACCATCTCGTAATATAAGTTGTGAAcgctttctaaatgaaaaatatttattattattattattattattattattattattattacaccattaagccatttccctttcgaggtaggcgtgactcactcggcaggggaaaggagtagtgtgtggaagggatggagatttttcagattgatccagaattctcgtgctatttaagtaaataacacgttcgttccgcaacactgatccgacccaggttgctgatcaatctctctagcaatcaccccaagcgaagaacctcaagaagtcgttatgtaaggttccccacttgggtccattaataacCGAGGtcggcgtcattcactctactgacactctttttattaactatttgccgccatactttcctgtcctggcatacttctctagcttcttttatgtccatgcattttttcatgcaggctctcgtgtttctgtgacttcttatgtctcttctaactagggtctcattcacacattctaaccattctttccgcggtctacctctgggcccgttgccatttactttaccttgttacacttgtttcgttagtcgttcatttggcattctctcaacatgtccgaaccattttaaccgatttctttcccatgtgtctactagcgtctcttctgcaccacattctttaagaattatctcgttacttactttgtccattagggatttcccgcaaTTGAATCCTTAAAAGCTGAAGAATaaacattatttatgataaactagcgaaactgtatacatactccgagttcattatttttaaaaaaatgcact carries:
- the LOC117167131 gene encoding G2/mitotic-specific cyclin-B3, with the protein product MAPTRTVNTQGKQNGNGVPVRKGVTTRNSAISSQLSKQPLVLKETRIKRKAEASPPKERTTKRSALGNITNAIGKSFAHVNEPKKLVKRPILLTQVKPVIPAQTKPISLRSLDKLVVKTDNVLPAKSKLPPRAAKPVKKEEEKVEESKIVALRRSLDLERSDDNSLYVSALEEVAEESVKVSTRSSSKTAGKAIKEVIVEDTSVPKTPEKISRLKQEPDRKLPEGVEWDFDGENWQDPYQVSHYAMDIFNYLKEREEAFPIGDYMEKQVCLSRWMRSLLVDWMVEVQESFELNHETLYLAVKLVDLYLTKVTVGKEALQLLGTASLFIASKFDERIPPMVEDFLYICDGAYQTRELLRMEMNILKIVDFDLGIPLSYRFLRRYARCAKVSMPTLTLARYILEYSLMDYATIGFSDSKMAAVSLFLALQMKDLGSWNPTLEYYTGYSIAELKDIVVIVNEGLHRKHKEALATIRNKYSHKIFFEVAKVPLKEDLDL